From the Synergistota bacterium genome, the window CCTCCTAAAGCAGCTCTAAACCACCACCTCAACAAGCCTCTCAAGCTCGGCGGTCTTAATCCCTCATTCCCTATATTCCTCTGATCCGCACCGGCGATAAAAAGAGGCGTTACCGTTTCCACCTCAAGTGAAACCTTATGCATTATATCTCTCCCTCCTGTTAAGCTTTATAAGACACATTTATAATACCATAAATGGTATTATAAATCAATAACACAAAAATAAAGGGAGGGGTTATGAGTTTCAACCCCTCCCTTATAAGACACATCAGAAATACAGCCAAGGCTTTAAAAGCATGTTTATTATCTTCCATTACCTTTTCACTCTCTTTCCTCCCTCTCTTCAGGCGTATAACCTGCCTCTATTATAGCAGAAATTATTTTATCTCGTGGCACTTTACCAATAATTCTCACTTCTTTTTCTTTTAGATCTACCTGAATCTCTTTAACATCCTCTATGTCTTTAAGGGTTCTCTCTATAGTTTTTCTGCAATGCTCACAGGTCATGTCCGGAATTTTTATGATAAGATCAAATTCCGTCCCTTTTCCCTCCTCATGATGGTGTTCCTCATGCCTTTTTAGCAAAGATAAGACTATAAAGATCAGGAGGAGAAATGCACTCAGAGCTCTAATGGAATATGGCAACATCTCCGTGCCTCCCCTGAGCAACTCTGGATTTCGTCCAAAACCTTCCCATATGAGGTCGAGAGCATACCCGAAAGCAAATGCCACAGAAATTATACTTAAGATGTAGATTAAAAGATATTTTCTTCCGAGCTTTCCAGCGACAAAGGATATCGTGGCGGTATTCGTCGCAGGACCAGCTATCAGGAAGATAAGTCCCGCACCTGGAGCCATTCCCCTCGCTATAAGAGCAGATGCTATTGGGATGGATCCCGTAGCACATACATAGGAACGGATATAAGAAGCATCACGGAATATGAAAGATAAGGCTCAGCAAGATAATTTTTTACCACGCTTTCAGGAATAAGGTAGCTTATAAAAGCCCCAACAAGGATGCCTATAAGGATCCACTTACCTACATCCTCCATAAGGTCAATAAAGGCATATCTTAAAGCAAAGCTCAGTCTCTCAGAGAACCTATGTGTGTGCTTCACAGCTACATCACAGATAGCACAGGAGAAGGTTCTTTTCTCTCCATCAGCGGAAGATTGCTCCTTTTTTTTCGAGCAAAGAGGTCAGAATTCCCGCGCTAACTCCCCCGCAAAGGCAGACAGCGGTCTTATAATGGCAAACAGCGGACCTAAAAGCGAATAGGTAGCAAGTATGGAATCCACGCCCGTAGTTGGCGTTGAGATAAGGAAGGAAATGGTAGCAGCCCTGCTGGCTCCCTCTTTTCTGAGCAGGGCTGCTACTGGAATTATCCCACAGGAGCACAGCGGAAGAGGAACTCCAAAAAGGGATGCTTTTACAATTGATGATAGATCGCTTCCGGAAAAGTGTTCGTATATCTTCTCAGGAGGAATAAAGGCACGCAGAAAGCCTGCTATCAAGAAACCGAGTAGAAGATATGCTGACATGCTGAGAAGTAGCTCCCATACCTCTGAAAGAAAGCCCATTCACTCCCTTCTATCCATCACCCTTTTCGCTTTCTTCTCGTATCGTGGAAGAGAGCCTGGAGGAAGAAGCTCAAACTCCGCTTTTACACCGGAAGCCCTCTTAAACAGATTAGAAAGCTCTTCCCTTACCTCTTGAGGATCTCTGCCATCCTTCATTTCCACCTTGACGAGCATTCTGTCCATCCCCCGCTCCGTGTAAAGATGAACCTCGTATTCGCTGTCCACTCCGTCAACGGCAGATATAACTTCCTCAAAAACCGATGGGAGGATTTTAACGCCTTTAAAGGTTATTACATCGTCAGTTCTTCCCCTTATCCTTGAAATTCTTGGAAAGTGTGAACCACAGGGACACGGATCAGGAAGAAT encodes:
- the cmr1 gene encoding type III-B CRISPR module RAMP protein Cmr1, which codes for MHKVSLEVETVTPLFIAGADQRNIGNEGLRPPSLRGLLRWWFRAALGG